A genome region from Tolypothrix sp. PCC 7712 includes the following:
- a CDS encoding glucosamine-6-phosphate deaminase — MLAATKSFRVDELTVQIYNNEAEMAQDVAAIFQQHLQHVLQQKDTAAVLLATGNSQLKFLDALIALGGVDWSRIILFHLDEYLGISSDHAASFRRYLQERVEQRVHPKQFHYIEGDTLQPLAECDRYSKLLQAQPIDLCCLGVGENGHLAFNDPSVADFQDPYKVKLVKLDAINRQQQVNTGQFASLENVPQYAFTVTLPVICAAKKIICLAPDKRKANIVKDILHGPINTKCPASILRQQTQATLFLDTNSASLLADISNY, encoded by the coding sequence ATGCTAGCCGCTACAAAAAGTTTTCGTGTTGATGAGTTGACGGTGCAAATTTACAACAATGAAGCTGAAATGGCACAAGATGTTGCAGCAATTTTCCAACAACATCTACAACATGTGCTTCAGCAAAAAGATACTGCTGCTGTATTGTTAGCAACCGGAAATTCTCAACTGAAATTTCTCGATGCATTAATTGCTTTAGGTGGTGTAGATTGGTCGCGAATTATTCTATTTCATTTAGATGAATATTTAGGAATTTCTAGCGATCATGCTGCTAGTTTCCGTCGCTATCTGCAAGAACGTGTGGAACAGCGAGTTCACCCTAAGCAATTTCACTATATTGAAGGTGATACATTGCAACCATTAGCAGAGTGCGATCGCTATAGTAAACTGCTGCAAGCACAGCCAATTGACTTATGCTGTCTTGGTGTTGGCGAAAATGGACATTTGGCTTTTAACGATCCCTCTGTAGCAGATTTTCAAGACCCTTACAAAGTCAAACTAGTAAAATTAGATGCTATTAATCGGCAACAACAAGTCAATACTGGTCAGTTTGCCAGTCTAGAAAATGTACCACAATATGCATTTACTGTGACCTTACCAGTGATTTGTGCCGCTAAAAAAATTATCTGCCTTGCGCCAGATAAGCGTAAAGCAAATATTGTTAAGGATATCTTGCACGGGCCAATTAATACAAAATGTCCTGCTTCTATTTTGCGCCAACAAACCCAAGCTACATTATTTTTAGATACAAATTCAGCAAGTTTATTGGCTGATATTAGCAATTATTAA
- a CDS encoding IS701 family transposase, with the protein MVQPRPAAPTVKFVDEYCQWYKSLFPDVRSFEAFKYLHVGCISDLKRKTLPEIAKIVGLDNQQGLHHFLTTSPWDIEKLRTLRLELILQVLKGRPIILIIDETGDKKKGSKTDYVKRQYIGNLGKTDNGIVAVTVYGVFCGMTFPLLFEVYKPRERLQAGDKYRTKPEIAAILIKKLQSMGFKFNLVLADSLYGESGKNFISVLDELNLNYIVAIRSNHYVEILPRQHIQYLKWQKFQRVFSDLSRENRFIREIIPGKRGELRYWQITTDPENLPDNTTWYVMSKYPDITPREVGNFYGLRTWVEYGLKQSKNELGWSDFRLTHYPDIERWWEIICSAYLMVSLHSEQLFQSPSQRESKFVSHPWWDNGNGWKNILNNLRLIIQPFTLFNLIYPWLTVFPIPQLALGFFKLQSIIYSLTSSIFISLIHPDFYFSSA; encoded by the coding sequence ATGGTACAGCCCCGTCCAGCCGCACCAACAGTCAAATTTGTGGACGAATATTGCCAGTGGTATAAAAGTCTGTTTCCAGATGTTAGGAGTTTCGAGGCTTTTAAATATCTCCATGTAGGCTGCATTTCTGATCTAAAACGTAAAACATTGCCAGAAATAGCAAAAATCGTAGGATTAGATAACCAGCAAGGGTTGCATCATTTTCTAACTACATCACCTTGGGATATAGAAAAGTTAAGAACCTTAAGGTTAGAGTTAATTTTACAAGTGCTAAAAGGTAGACCAATCATTTTAATTATTGATGAGACAGGGGATAAAAAGAAAGGGAGCAAGACAGATTATGTGAAACGGCAGTATATAGGAAATTTGGGAAAAACAGATAATGGAATTGTGGCAGTGACAGTATATGGTGTTTTCTGTGGGATGACATTTCCATTACTGTTTGAAGTGTATAAACCCAGGGAAAGATTACAGGCAGGAGATAAGTACCGCACTAAACCAGAAATAGCAGCAATACTGATAAAAAAGCTACAATCAATGGGTTTTAAATTCAACTTAGTACTTGCAGATAGCTTATATGGAGAGAGTGGTAAGAATTTCATATCTGTATTAGATGAACTAAACTTGAACTATATAGTAGCGATTCGGTCAAATCATTATGTAGAAATACTTCCACGACAACATATTCAATATTTAAAGTGGCAGAAGTTTCAAAGGGTATTCTCTGACTTGAGTCGGGAAAATCGATTTATTAGAGAAATTATTCCGGGAAAACGTGGAGAACTTAGATATTGGCAAATTACTACAGATCCAGAAAATTTGCCTGATAACACTACTTGGTATGTGATGAGTAAATATCCAGACATTACGCCAAGAGAAGTTGGAAATTTTTACGGTTTAAGAACTTGGGTCGAGTACGGGTTAAAACAAAGTAAGAATGAATTAGGTTGGTCAGATTTTCGCCTGACTCACTACCCAGATATTGAGCGATGGTGGGAAATTATTTGCAGTGCTTATTTAATGGTTAGTCTGCATTCGGAGCAACTGTTTCAGTCTCCATCACAACGAGAGTCAAAATTTGTTTCACATCCTTGGTGGGATAATGGAAATGGCTGGAAGAACATTCTTAACAATCTTCGTTTGATTATTCAACCTTTTACTTTATTTAATCTGATATATCCCTGGTTAACGGTTTTTCCTATTCCTCAATTAGCTTTGGGTTTTTTTAAACTTCAATCTATTATTTATAGCCTCACCAGTTCAATTTTTATATCCCTGATTCACCCTGATTTCTACTTTTCCTCTGCCTAG
- a CDS encoding VOC family protein, translating into MNQAEQHTIEGIYEVCIGVPEAIAAIQYWEQFGYRIGQVGELSADIAQQLYSVNSALKSIRLHHQEADHGLIRLMVWQNPTNQGLGISSMKVKGNRWATTLTADGLSILNHAEQVKAAGWDIRFSNLYWDIIYNKDKISRPFIDPAVGVREMLLLQPLTRQVLFQRFGYTLPNYGQINPNAPFKTSQFTHMGLIVQDDSKEILKFYEDVLGLLRVRDDVETRYELSPAGQDFFDLNPGEKFIITAFDDPRSSASDFLTARSGRLFITRFPESIKLESRFEAAKPGSLGMSLYTYRVRGIQAYCDRIRESSAQNVTNIVTNEFGEMSFSFTAPDGYFWTLVEI; encoded by the coding sequence ATGAATCAGGCTGAACAGCATACAATTGAAGGCATTTATGAAGTATGCATTGGAGTTCCCGAAGCAATTGCTGCGATTCAATATTGGGAACAGTTTGGTTATCGTATAGGTCAAGTTGGTGAATTATCTGCAGATATTGCTCAACAACTATATAGTGTAAATTCAGCGTTAAAATCAATTCGTCTTCATCATCAAGAAGCGGATCATGGATTAATCCGGTTGATGGTTTGGCAAAATCCGACTAATCAGGGTTTGGGAATAAGTTCAATGAAAGTTAAGGGAAATCGTTGGGCTACTACCTTAACTGCTGATGGCTTAAGTATCTTAAATCATGCAGAGCAAGTAAAAGCTGCAGGTTGGGATATTAGATTCAGCAATCTTTACTGGGATATTATCTACAACAAAGATAAAATAAGCCGTCCTTTTATCGATCCGGCTGTTGGGGTGCGAGAAATGTTGTTATTGCAACCCTTAACTAGACAAGTTTTATTTCAAAGATTTGGCTATACACTACCAAATTACGGGCAAATTAATCCAAATGCCCCATTTAAGACTAGTCAATTTACCCACATGGGATTAATTGTTCAGGATGATAGCAAAGAAATCCTCAAGTTTTACGAAGACGTGTTGGGTTTGCTGCGAGTACGTGATGATGTCGAGACTAGGTACGAACTTTCACCCGCAGGTCAAGATTTTTTTGATCTCAACCCTGGTGAGAAATTTATTATTACCGCCTTTGACGATCCGCGTTCCTCTGCGTCTGACTTCCTGACTGCACGCAGTGGTAGGCTGTTCATTACAAGGTTTCCGGAGTCCATCAAGTTAGAATCGCGGTTTGAAGCAGCAAAACCAGGTAGTTTAGGAATGTCATTATATACCTATCGAGTGCGGGGAATACAGGCATATTGCGATCGCATCCGTGAAAGTTCAGCCCAAAATGTCACTAACATCGTTACCAACGAATTTGGCGAGATGAGTTTCTCGTTCACTGCACCCGATGGGTACTTTTGGACTTTGGTAGAAATTTGA
- a CDS encoding YdcF family protein, with protein MPKVKTRWVKLILLSLLSAVLIVITSTAISIYLYGNKITDTKAEAAIVLGAAVWGKEPSPVFRERINHAINLYKNQDVSKLIFTGGVGENNELAEAIVGKNYALARQVKINDILTETESRTTYQNLKNAQLVAANHQLNKFLIVSDPLHMKRAVIMARNLGMNADPSPTPTTRYRSFSSQMQFLIRETYFYLIYLVFKI; from the coding sequence ATGCCAAAAGTCAAAACTCGATGGGTGAAGCTAATTTTACTCAGTCTATTATCTGCCGTATTAATAGTAATAACATCTACAGCCATAAGTATTTATTTGTACGGTAATAAAATTACTGATACAAAAGCAGAAGCAGCCATTGTTTTAGGTGCAGCAGTTTGGGGAAAAGAACCCTCACCAGTTTTTCGAGAACGCATTAATCATGCAATTAATTTGTATAAAAATCAGGATGTTAGCAAGTTAATTTTTACTGGTGGAGTTGGTGAAAATAATGAACTAGCTGAAGCTATAGTGGGCAAAAACTATGCTTTAGCCAGGCAAGTAAAAATCAATGATATCCTGACAGAAACCGAATCTAGAACAACTTACCAAAATCTCAAAAATGCTCAGTTAGTAGCAGCTAATCATCAATTAAATAAGTTTCTGATTGTCAGCGATCCATTGCACATGAAGCGTGCAGTAATTATGGCACGTAATTTAGGCATGAATGCTGATCCATCACCTACACCTACAACTCGCTACCGCAGTTTTTCTAGTCAGATGCAATTTCTGATACGAGAAACTTATTTTTACCTGATCTACTTAGTGTTTAAAATTTAA
- a CDS encoding sensor histidine kinase yields the protein MHIVSDLLIALAYYSIPIILVYFVHKRKDLPFNWMFLLFSTFIIACGTTHIIEVWTLWHPIYWISGLIKAITALVSVYTAIELVPLVPQALALPSPAILEAANAQLAKEIAERKQAQENLNQLLDRLENIVAERTAELTITNASLQAEINERQRIEVALRESEQQFRATFQQAAVGIAHVGIDGRWLLVNQRFCDIVGYTFEELQLLTFQDITYPDDLADDLNYVEQILAGDIQTYTLEKRFFCKNHSLVWINLTVSLVRDSFGNPKYFISVIEDISDRQRSQEQVRASLREKEVLLKEVYHRVKNNFQVISSLLSLQSEYITDQQDLQIFQQSQQRIASMALVHEKMYQSGDLSRINFREYVQELVVSLCTSYEVYDGEITLNINIDDEILLGLDTAVPCGLIIHELVSNSLKYAFPAGRSGEITVAIKEIANHKIALTVSDNGVGLPENFNFTETASLGWQLVEALASQITGEIVINNDVGVEFLITFSLG from the coding sequence TTGCATATAGTCTCTGATTTGCTGATTGCACTGGCTTATTATTCAATTCCCATAATTTTGGTTTATTTTGTCCATAAGCGAAAAGATTTACCTTTTAATTGGATGTTTCTATTGTTTAGTACATTCATCATTGCTTGCGGCACAACCCACATCATAGAAGTGTGGACACTTTGGCATCCTATCTATTGGATATCTGGTTTGATTAAAGCTATAACTGCTCTTGTGTCTGTATACACAGCCATAGAATTGGTACCATTAGTTCCGCAGGCGTTGGCTTTACCTAGCCCTGCCATACTAGAAGCTGCAAATGCTCAATTAGCAAAAGAAATCGCTGAACGGAAGCAAGCACAAGAAAATCTTAATCAACTACTCGACAGACTAGAAAATATAGTTGCAGAACGCACAGCAGAGTTAACAATAACTAACGCCTCACTACAAGCGGAAATTAACGAACGTCAGCGCATAGAGGTAGCTTTAAGAGAAAGCGAACAGCAATTTCGGGCAACATTTCAACAGGCGGCTGTTGGTATTGCTCATGTAGGAATAGATGGACGATGGTTATTAGTGAATCAGAGATTTTGTGATATTGTTGGTTATACCTTTGAAGAATTACAATTACTAACTTTTCAAGATATTACTTACCCAGATGATTTGGCAGATGACCTCAACTATGTTGAGCAGATATTAGCTGGTGATATTCAAACCTACACTTTAGAAAAGCGCTTTTTTTGCAAAAACCATTCTCTCGTCTGGATTAATTTGACTGTGTCTTTAGTCCGCGATAGTTTTGGTAATCCTAAGTATTTTATTTCCGTGATTGAAGATATTAGCGATCGCCAGCGTTCTCAAGAGCAAGTTCGAGCTTCATTGCGGGAAAAAGAAGTTTTATTAAAAGAAGTCTATCATCGAGTTAAAAACAATTTTCAGGTAATTTCTAGCCTACTGAGTTTGCAATCAGAATACATTACAGATCAACAGGATTTGCAAATATTTCAACAAAGCCAGCAGCGCATAGCATCAATGGCTTTAGTGCACGAAAAGATGTATCAATCAGGAGATTTATCCAGAATTAACTTCCGTGAATATGTTCAGGAATTAGTAGTTAGTTTATGTACTTCTTATGAAGTATATGACGGAGAAATTACTTTAAATATTAATATTGATGATGAGATTTTACTTGGCTTAGACACAGCCGTTCCTTGTGGTTTAATTATTCATGAACTTGTTTCTAATTCTTTAAAATATGCTTTTCCTGCAGGGAGAAGTGGTGAAATAACTGTTGCCATTAAAGAAATAGCAAATCATAAAATTGCCCTGACTGTTAGTGATAATGGTGTTGGGTTACCTGAAAATTTCAACTTTACTGAAACAGCGTCATTAGGTTGGCAGTTAGTAGAAGCTTTAGCTAGTCAGATAACAGGAGAAATCGTGATTAATAACGATGTCGGTGTAGAGTTTTTGATAACATTTTCTCTAGGTTAA
- the ftnA gene encoding non-heme ferritin has translation MLSQAMTDRLNEQINLEMYSSHLYLQMGSWCAYKALDGCATFLSQHADEEMMHMRRLVNYLHETGALVVLGGMQAPPIHFASLTELFEQIYAHEQSITRKINELVHLANTEPDYSTLQFLQWYVAEQHQEEFLFKGILDKIHLIGTEGQGIFFIDREIANLAATKGKEATTMSATPAA, from the coding sequence ATGCTGTCGCAAGCTATGACTGATCGGTTGAACGAACAAATCAACCTAGAAATGTATTCTTCCCATCTTTATTTGCAAATGGGTTCTTGGTGTGCTTACAAAGCTTTAGATGGATGTGCAACATTTCTCAGTCAACACGCCGATGAAGAAATGATGCATATGCGCCGTTTAGTTAATTACTTACATGAAACGGGGGCGTTAGTAGTACTAGGTGGAATGCAGGCTCCACCAATTCATTTCGCTTCCCTTACAGAACTGTTTGAACAAATCTACGCACACGAACAGAGCATTACTCGTAAAATTAACGAGTTGGTACATTTAGCAAATACAGAACCAGATTATTCTACGCTACAGTTTCTCCAATGGTATGTAGCAGAACAACATCAAGAAGAGTTTTTGTTTAAAGGGATTCTCGACAAAATTCACCTGATTGGCACTGAAGGACAGGGCATATTCTTCATCGACCGAGAAATTGCTAACCTAGCAGCCACAAAAGGTAAAGAAGCAACTACAATGAGCGCTACCCCAGCAGCTTAA
- a CDS encoding response regulator: MNNANILVVEDEAIVAKDLRNRLTRFGYTVPAVASSGQEAINKALELSPDLVLMDIKLKGQMDGVEAAQEIHKYLDIPIIYLTAYADDNTLNRAKITDPFGYLLKPFKERELQTNIEIALTKHQLEKQLRNNQKWLSTLLKSINDGVIASDVQEVVNFMNPVAETLTGWQESEAMGRNSSEILNIAHAETHHPIENPIKKVLQDGVVNQLPENTILIGRNGNGIPIDHSAALIRDDKNNIIGAVLIFRDITELKTAIEARKKQVEQAQIVAKLQELNQLKNDFLNLVTHELRSPLSNMKGMIQLLEVSPLSEEFQRYLDIIKAECDREMELINDLLDLQRLENSSYLPLAPDALVLEQWLPLLIEPFQARVQEHQQTLQLNLPANPVTVISDRTSLERILIELLNNACKYTPSGGEIIITVSYNASVIPLETIITVSNTTEISASDLPRMFEKFYRIPDADIWNQGGTGLGLAIVQKLVTQLQGSIKVESGDGRTTFSLIFTDLAPTSTTQQ; encoded by the coding sequence ATGAATAACGCCAATATTTTAGTTGTAGAAGATGAAGCTATTGTTGCTAAAGATTTACGCAATCGCCTCACAAGATTTGGTTATACCGTTCCGGCTGTTGCTTCATCAGGACAAGAAGCTATTAATAAAGCACTAGAATTATCTCCAGATTTAGTGCTAATGGATATCAAATTAAAAGGGCAAATGGATGGTGTAGAAGCAGCTCAGGAAATTCATAAATATTTAGATATACCAATTATTTATCTAACTGCTTATGCAGATGATAATACTCTAAATAGAGCAAAAATAACAGATCCATTTGGCTATTTACTCAAACCTTTTAAAGAAAGAGAATTACAAACTAATATTGAAATAGCCCTGACTAAACATCAGCTAGAAAAGCAATTAAGAAATAATCAAAAATGGCTATCTACTTTGCTAAAAAGTATTAACGATGGTGTAATTGCTAGCGATGTGCAAGAAGTAGTAAATTTTATGAATCCTGTAGCAGAAACCTTGACAGGTTGGCAAGAGTCAGAAGCTATGGGTAGAAATTCATCAGAAATATTGAATATTGCTCATGCAGAAACCCATCACCCTATTGAAAATCCTATCAAAAAAGTGCTGCAAGACGGTGTAGTTAATCAATTACCGGAAAATACCATTTTGATAGGGAGAAATGGTAACGGAATTCCTATAGATCATAGTGCTGCCCTAATTAGGGATGATAAAAATAATATTATAGGTGCAGTCTTAATATTTCGAGATATCACTGAGCTAAAAACTGCTATAGAGGCTCGTAAAAAGCAAGTAGAACAAGCACAAATAGTAGCAAAATTGCAAGAACTTAATCAACTTAAAAATGATTTTTTAAATTTAGTCACACATGAATTACGCTCACCTCTAAGTAATATGAAGGGGATGATTCAATTACTAGAAGTTTCTCCACTATCTGAGGAATTTCAGCGCTATCTCGATATTATAAAAGCAGAGTGCGATCGCGAGATGGAATTGATCAATGATTTGTTAGATTTACAAAGGCTAGAAAATTCATCTTATTTGCCTCTAGCGCCTGATGCTTTAGTGTTAGAGCAGTGGTTACCTTTATTGATCGAACCATTCCAAGCCCGTGTTCAAGAACACCAGCAAACTCTACAGCTAAATCTACCCGCAAATCCAGTAACAGTTATCTCAGACCGTACCAGCTTGGAACGTATTTTAATAGAATTGCTGAATAATGCTTGTAAATACACTCCATCTGGTGGCGAAATTATCATAACCGTGTCTTACAACGCTTCTGTGATACCACTAGAAACCATTATTACTGTCAGCAATACAACAGAAATTTCCGCTTCAGATTTACCGCGCATGTTTGAAAAATTCTATCGCATCCCTGATGCCGATATCTGGAATCAAGGCGGTACAGGCTTAGGACTCGCCATAGTGCAGAAGTTAGTCACACAGCTACAAGGAAGCATTAAAGTAGAAAGTGGCGACGGCAGAACGACATTTAGCCTCATATTTACTGATTTAGCACCAACTAGTACAACACAGCAATAA
- a CDS encoding FeoA family protein has product MNALPTVKIGQPQRVVCLQTQDDAVLHKLMAFGILPGSKLVLEQRFPSYIIAVGRTRTALDKETAQTIFVESC; this is encoded by the coding sequence ATGAACGCCTTACCAACAGTCAAAATTGGTCAACCGCAAAGGGTAGTATGTTTGCAAACTCAAGATGATGCCGTATTACACAAGCTGATGGCGTTCGGCATTCTGCCAGGAAGCAAATTAGTGCTAGAGCAACGCTTCCCTTCCTACATCATCGCAGTCGGCAGAACCCGCACCGCCCTGGATAAGGAAACAGCACAAACTATTTTTGTGGAATCTTGTTAG
- a CDS encoding FeoB small GTPase domain-containing protein, translating to MDCHQCKSKSQSCGTQSWKLPFFRNNQPSFSKEVPASPPIALVGMPNVGKSVLFHALTGIYVTVSNYPGTTVEVSRGLMQIASQTMTVVDTPGMYSLMPITEEEKVARDLLLIEPVTAVIHVVDAKNLGRMLPLTFQLIEAGLPVVLAVNMMDEAHRWGLDVQQDALEKELGIPVVCMAAALKQGIDELKQRIVPFLPIQPAMIPA from the coding sequence ATGGACTGTCACCAATGTAAATCTAAAAGCCAATCGTGTGGAACACAATCGTGGAAATTGCCATTTTTTCGCAACAATCAACCATCCTTTTCTAAGGAAGTTCCTGCAAGTCCACCAATTGCCTTGGTAGGAATGCCTAATGTTGGTAAGAGTGTGCTGTTCCATGCACTGACTGGCATTTATGTAACTGTTTCCAATTACCCTGGGACAACTGTAGAAGTGAGTCGTGGTTTGATGCAGATTGCGAGCCAAACCATGACAGTGGTTGATACACCAGGGATGTATTCACTGATGCCGATCACTGAAGAGGAAAAAGTTGCACGAGATTTACTACTCATAGAACCTGTGACAGCCGTAATTCATGTAGTAGATGCTAAGAATTTGGGACGAATGCTCCCCTTAACATTTCAACTCATCGAAGCTGGGCTACCTGTTGTACTTGCCGTCAACATGATGGATGAAGCGCATCGTTGGGGGTTGGATGTGCAACAAGATGCGCTGGAGAAAGAGTTAGGAATTCCAGTAGTTTGTATGGCAGCGGCTTTAAAGCAGGGTATAGATGAATTAAAACAAAGGATTGTGCCATTTCTGCCGATTCAGCCTGCCATGATTCCCGCGTAA
- a CDS encoding ferrous iron transporter B, with product MIGQVSYPEPIEAAIAQLESWWQSLGERYLFSNYSLSPRSLALLLLQKDPGLWQILEQDPEQCRHLEVLITVTQNQLKQSIGLAIAHTRQSQAQAIEQAVLHETKQARSSLAEKLHRLTVNPITGFPILVVILYYGVYKFVGEFGAGELVDRIETVFEEQINPVVNHITAQVVPWQPIQDLIGNDYGIITLGIRYATAIVLPVVATYFLMFSLLEDSGYLPRLSLMLDRLFKSVGLSGRAVIPIVLGFGCDTMATIVTRTLETKRERLIATFLLSLAIPCAAQWGVILGLLAQKPAALMFWGGFISAIFLVVGYLTARFLPGSSGRFYMELPPLRLPNLRNVVVKTWVRMKWYFLEILPLFIWASVLIWVGRLTGLFDLIIRAIEPLTFALGMPKQAAPIFLYGFFRRDYGAAGLFDLQQQGSLTGNQLVVAAIVLTLFLPCIAQLQMLIKERGAKTTWLIVLFIFPFAFLMGYLVNLGLTFFGVNF from the coding sequence ATGATCGGTCAAGTTAGCTATCCCGAACCAATAGAAGCCGCGATCGCACAATTAGAATCTTGGTGGCAAAGTTTAGGCGAGCGGTATTTATTTAGTAATTATTCACTTTCACCCCGCAGTTTGGCGCTATTACTGTTGCAGAAAGATCCAGGACTGTGGCAAATCTTGGAACAAGATCCAGAACAGTGTCGCCATTTGGAAGTGTTGATTACTGTTACCCAAAATCAACTCAAACAGTCGATTGGATTAGCGATCGCCCACACTCGCCAAAGCCAAGCGCAGGCAATAGAACAAGCAGTTCTGCATGAAACCAAACAAGCGCGATCGTCACTTGCAGAGAAACTTCATCGGCTGACAGTCAACCCCATCACTGGATTTCCCATCCTTGTGGTCATCCTTTACTACGGAGTGTACAAATTTGTGGGAGAATTTGGAGCAGGGGAACTCGTAGATCGCATCGAAACGGTTTTTGAGGAACAAATCAACCCGGTGGTGAACCACATCACTGCTCAAGTAGTTCCCTGGCAACCAATCCAAGACTTGATTGGTAATGACTATGGCATTATTACCTTGGGGATTCGCTATGCTACAGCCATTGTCTTACCTGTAGTCGCTACTTACTTCTTGATGTTCTCGTTACTGGAAGATAGCGGCTATCTCCCACGTCTATCTTTGATGCTCGATCGCTTATTTAAATCCGTTGGCTTATCAGGCCGGGCAGTGATTCCCATCGTGTTAGGCTTTGGATGCGACACAATGGCAACGATTGTTACCCGCACCTTAGAAACCAAACGCGAACGGTTAATTGCCACATTTTTACTATCCCTGGCTATTCCCTGTGCTGCACAGTGGGGTGTGATTTTGGGGCTATTAGCACAAAAACCCGCCGCTTTGATGTTTTGGGGAGGCTTTATTAGTGCCATTTTCTTGGTAGTTGGGTATCTCACCGCTAGGTTTTTACCTGGCAGTTCCGGTAGATTTTACATGGAACTTCCTCCTTTAAGATTGCCCAACTTGCGGAACGTGGTAGTTAAAACTTGGGTGCGGATGAAGTGGTATTTCCTAGAAATCTTACCCTTGTTTATCTGGGCATCAGTCTTGATTTGGGTAGGGCGATTAACTGGATTATTTGACCTCATTATTCGGGCAATTGAACCGCTAACTTTTGCCTTAGGAATGCCCAAACAAGCAGCACCGATATTCCTTTATGGCTTCTTTCGGCGTGATTATGGTGCCGCAGGGCTGTTTGATTTACAGCAACAAGGGAGCCTCACAGGTAATCAGCTTGTAGTAGCTGCCATTGTCTTGACATTGTTCTTACCCTGTATTGCCCAATTGCAAATGCTGATTAAAGAACGGGGAGCTAAAACTACTTGGTTAATAGTACTGTTTATTTTCCCCTTCGCTTTTCTGATGGGATATCTCGTCAATTTGGGCTTAACGTTCTTCGGAGTTAACTTTTAA
- a CDS encoding DUF2934 domain-containing protein — translation MMPYDIVMCPGENCPIKQECYRFTAEILGRQDFFGTAPYSLTTNFCDYFISNRPDENQIRLKAYQIWQQAGYPDGKSVEHWLQAEKELM, via the coding sequence ATGATGCCTTACGATATTGTGATGTGTCCTGGGGAAAATTGCCCCATTAAGCAAGAGTGTTACCGTTTTACTGCTGAAATTTTAGGTCGTCAGGATTTTTTCGGAACAGCACCGTATAGTTTGACGACTAATTTCTGTGACTACTTTATTAGTAACCGCCCAGATGAAAATCAAATCCGGTTAAAAGCCTATCAAATTTGGCAACAAGCTGGTTACCCTGATGGCAAATCTGTAGAACATTGGCTGCAAGCTGAAAAGGAATTGATGTAA
- a CDS encoding HAD family hydrolase has protein sequence MTASSPTILALDFDGVICDGLIEYFEVAWRTYCKIWSPANKTPAENLASRFYRLRPVIETGWEMPVLIKALVDGIADDNILQDWVKIAPQILLNHKLQAREIATALDNIRDEWIATDLNGWLSLHRFYPGVIDKIKATIASAVSLYIVTTKEGRFVQQLLQQEGVELSSQDIFGKEEKRPKYEILRELIQTATQKPVSLWFVEDRLKTLQLVQQQADLADVKLFLADWGYNTQPERETADNDQRIQLLSLSQFGDNFSNWS, from the coding sequence ATGACCGCAAGTAGTCCCACAATTTTAGCCCTAGACTTTGATGGAGTGATTTGCGATGGACTAATTGAATATTTTGAGGTAGCATGGCGCACCTATTGTAAAATTTGGTCGCCTGCTAACAAGACACCAGCCGAGAATTTAGCTTCGAGATTTTATCGGCTACGACCTGTAATTGAAACAGGCTGGGAAATGCCTGTTTTAATCAAAGCATTAGTAGACGGGATTGCGGATGACAATATTCTGCAAGATTGGGTAAAGATTGCTCCACAAATATTGTTAAACCACAAGCTACAAGCAAGAGAAATTGCTACCGCACTAGATAATATCCGGGATGAATGGATTGCTACTGATTTGAATGGTTGGTTAAGTCTGCATAGATTTTATCCTGGTGTAATCGACAAAATCAAAGCAACTATTGCTAGTGCGGTTAGCTTATATATTGTTACCACTAAAGAAGGGCGTTTCGTTCAGCAATTATTGCAACAAGAAGGAGTAGAGTTATCTTCCCAAGATATTTTTGGTAAAGAAGAAAAACGTCCAAAATACGAAATCCTCCGCGAATTAATCCAGACAGCAACTCAAAAGCCTGTTAGTCTCTGGTTTGTAGAAGATAGGCTCAAGACTTTGCAATTAGTACAACAGCAAGCAGACCTTGCAGATGTCAAACTTTTCTTGGCAGACTGGGGCTACAATACTCAACCGGAAAGAGAAACAGCCGACAATGACCAACGGATTCAACTATTATCTCTTTCTCAGTTTGGTGATAACTTCTCAAATTGGAGTTGA